Genomic DNA from Flavobacteriales bacterium:
CATCTTCTCCAAGGCCTTGGTCATATACCCATGGAGGGTGTGGCAGGATCTCAGTGCCACGGTCAATAGACTCAACAAATTCAAGCGGAAGAATGTGCTGTTCATACGCAAGTTCAATAGCGGGGCCACCCGTGTGGAACTGGACGGTCAAGGGAGGTTGCTCCTTCCCTCGGCCTTACTCGGATTTGCCGAGATAGACAAAGAGGTGAAGCTCAATGCGCTGAACGATCGCATAGAGCTCTGGAGCAAACAGAACTACGAGCAGATGCTCGAAGACGATATCGATATGGCGACCCTGAGCGAAGAGGTGATGGGAGATGCAGGGAATGATGTAGTTGATTGAGAGGTGGAGCAGGGGTACCATACGCCCGTTCTTTTACATGATAGCATAGAGGGGCTTTCCATCAAAGGCGATGGAGCCTACGTAGATGTGACATTCGGTGGGGGTGGTCATAGTAAGGCGATACTCGAAAGACTCGACTCGGGAAGACTTTACGCCTTTGACCAGGATCCGGATGCACTCGGTGAGGAGATCGATGATGAGCGTTTCGTTTTCATCCGACAGAATTTCCAATTCCTCAAGAACAATCTCAGATTGCATGGGGTGATTTCCATAGATGGACTACTGGCCGATCTCGGAGTCTCTTCCCATCAATTCGATATACCGGAACGTGGTTTCTCCACTCGGTTCGATGCGCCACTGGATATGCGTATGGATCAAGACCGGGAATTGACGGCACGACTTGTTCTCCATGAATACGGCAAAGAGGATTTGAAAGCCGTATTCTGGCGAGGAAGCGACCTGAGAGGTGTCGGTCGATTGGTCGATTCCATCATCAGTGCTCGTGATCAAGGATTAGAGACCACCGAGGATCTGAAACGAGCGCTTCAGCGCGTCACACCTCATCGAAAAGGTGCCCAATTCCTAGCGCAGGTCTTCCAAGCCATACGCATCGAGGTCAATGAGGAGCTCAAAGCCTTGGAGACCATGCTCACACAGGTCATCGACATCCTTGAGCCAGGCGGCCGACTCGTAGTCATTTCCTACCACAGTATCGAGGATCGTATGGTCAAGAATTTCATTCGAAGTGGGAATGCAGAAGGCAAGGTCGACAAAGACATCTACGGAAGAAGTGAGATTCCTCTAAAAGCTATCAATCGCAAGGTCATCGTACCGAGCGAAGAAGAAATTGAAAATAACCCAAGAGCACGAAGTGCAAAGCTGAGAATAGCCGAGAAGCTATGAATGGATACAAGACAAGAACAGCCAAGGAGAAAAGAAAGGATTCTCCAGTCA
This window encodes:
- the mraZ gene encoding division/cell wall cluster transcriptional repressor MraZ — protein: MLNLLGEYDCKLDTKGRMMLPKGLKKQLEEHLHEGFVINRDIFSKALVIYPWRVWQDLSATVNRLNKFKRKNVLFIRKFNSGATRVELDGQGRLLLPSALLGFAEIDKEVKLNALNDRIELWSKQNYEQMLEDDIDMATLSEEVMGDAGNDVVD
- the rsmH gene encoding 16S rRNA (cytosine(1402)-N(4))-methyltransferase RsmH is translated as MEQGYHTPVLLHDSIEGLSIKGDGAYVDVTFGGGGHSKAILERLDSGRLYAFDQDPDALGEEIDDERFVFIRQNFQFLKNNLRLHGVISIDGLLADLGVSSHQFDIPERGFSTRFDAPLDMRMDQDRELTARLVLHEYGKEDLKAVFWRGSDLRGVGRLVDSIISARDQGLETTEDLKRALQRVTPHRKGAQFLAQVFQAIRIEVNEELKALETMLTQVIDILEPGGRLVVISYHSIEDRMVKNFIRSGNAEGKVDKDIYGRSEIPLKAINRKVIVPSEEEIENNPRARSAKLRIAEKL